A genomic region of Lytechinus pictus isolate F3 Inbred chromosome 2, Lp3.0, whole genome shotgun sequence contains the following coding sequences:
- the LOC129270401 gene encoding carbohydrate sulfotransferase 9-like, whose product MRFKRDLFVLCLSCVSIITIFLFSKDDFITRLRLIQHRKGERVEVTGAAPTLEYDPEGIQLTQTERKQCLKRVCKQLNHTNTIEKLSNKQLSQIYIFPKLKMMYCFVPKVATTSLKQLLLAIHGYPESTYDNPHKEFPHRFLRVRQFLRNKTKKKLLGYNRFLFVRNPYTRLLSAFRDKLQDYPNAFTAELQSRVKEWIRKYEPKLAKKYPSDRISFEEFVTHYLKADTKNIHWGDMFELCHPCTFHYDFIGDYETIESDKGFFLDQIKSDIPLPPLSRKPTHSSDDGILSQFYSLLSDQLLEELSNSPGLTRDCKLFGYEMPPCIRRNFTEITDI is encoded by the exons ATGCGATTTAAGCGAGATTTATTTGTTCTATGCTTGAGCTGTGTATCCATAATAACAATTTTCCTGTTCAGTAAAG atGATTTCATTACGAGACTAAGGTTAATACAacacagaaaaggagaaagagtcGAG GTAACAGGCGCTGCACCAACTTTAGAATATGACCCGGAAGGGATTCAACTTACACAGACAGAGAGGAAGCAATGTTTGAAAAGAGTCTGTAAACAACTGAATCACACTAACACCATTGAGAAACTGTCCAATAAACAACTTagccaaatttatatttttcccaaatTAAAGATGATGTATTGCTTCGTACCCAAAGTGGCGACAACGAGTTTGAAACAATTATTGCTTGCGATTCACGGATATCCGGAGTCCACCTATGATAATCCACACAAAGAATTCCCTCATAGATTTTTAAGGGTCCGCCAGTTTCTCAGGAACAAAACGAAAAAGAAGTTACTTGGATACAATCGCTTCTTATTTGTTCGGAATCCATACACGAGGCTGCTTTCGGCGTTTCGGGACAAGCTACAAGACTATCCGAATGCTTTCACGGCTGAATTACAGTCCAGAGTTAAGGAATGGATTCGAAAATACGAACCGAAATTGGCCAAAAAGTATCCATCAGACAGAATCAGTTTTGAAGAATTTGTAACGCATTATTTAAAAGCAGATACCAAAAATATACATTGGGGGGACATGTTTGAGTTATGCCATCCGTGCACTTTTCACTATGACTTCATCGGTGACTACGAAACTATCGAGTCGGATAAAGGTTTCTTTCTAGATCAAATCAAGTCGGATATCCCACTACCGCCATTGTCAAGGAAACCAACTCATAGCTCAGATGATGGCATTCTCTCGCAATTCTATTCACTTTTATCAGATCAACTGCTGGAGGAACTATCTAATAGCCCTGGACTAACAAGAGACTGCAAACtatttggctatgaaatgccACCTTGCATTCGCCGTAATTTTACCGAGATAACAGAcatttaa